A window of the Isosphaera pallida ATCC 43644 genome harbors these coding sequences:
- a CDS encoding Brp/Blh family beta-carotene 15,15'-dioxygenase — protein MRADRSPSTFDCQARGSIALWLGPLALAGVLIAAGMSEALGVPIRSWPVWVEWLPWVVGLAVLGMPHGAFDHEIGPLLRRLSGRDRSGSLKAHLAFASGYLLLMAAVLLVWWVAPGLALALFLIAAALHFGQGDLVWSRPLRVAGGRIDRLAFLLTRGCVPIVLPVLAFPDLFGEALARFGGQTTASGGPPPPPLPQGTAAWWTAWLLVGGASLTQLIRGVSLASRRADLRRDIAAELGETALLWASFALVPPILAMGVYFHVWHALRHVERIADLAAPGRRPGVLATLGWFLKRTWPTNTAAFLLMGGLGWLAWDRIREPTDLGFLALAFLSAVTIPHLIVVAAMDRFQGVWSVKPVGSGGSIV, from the coding sequence ATGCGTGCCGATCGCTCTCCCAGCACGTTCGATTGCCAAGCGCGTGGCTCAATCGCGTTGTGGTTGGGGCCGTTGGCTCTGGCTGGCGTCTTGATCGCGGCGGGGATGAGTGAGGCGTTGGGGGTTCCGATCCGCTCATGGCCAGTTTGGGTCGAATGGTTGCCGTGGGTCGTGGGGCTGGCGGTCCTGGGTATGCCTCACGGGGCGTTCGACCATGAAATTGGGCCGTTGTTGAGACGTTTATCGGGTCGGGATCGGTCGGGATCGCTGAAGGCGCATTTGGCGTTTGCGTCGGGGTACCTTTTGCTCATGGCCGCCGTCCTCCTTGTCTGGTGGGTGGCACCAGGCCTGGCTCTGGCCTTGTTCCTGATTGCCGCAGCGCTGCATTTTGGCCAAGGTGACCTGGTTTGGAGCCGTCCGCTGCGAGTGGCCGGCGGCAGGATCGACCGCTTGGCGTTCCTGCTGACGCGGGGCTGCGTGCCAATCGTGCTGCCGGTTCTAGCCTTCCCCGACCTTTTCGGCGAGGCGCTAGCCCGATTCGGGGGTCAGACAACCGCCTCGGGCGGTCCGCCGCCACCGCCCCTGCCCCAGGGAACGGCGGCCTGGTGGACGGCCTGGCTTCTGGTGGGCGGGGCCTCTCTGACCCAGTTGATCCGTGGAGTGTCGCTAGCATCCCGACGAGCTGACCTGAGACGCGACATCGCTGCTGAGTTGGGTGAAACGGCCCTGCTCTGGGCTAGCTTCGCCTTGGTGCCTCCAATTCTCGCAATGGGTGTCTATTTCCATGTGTGGCACGCGCTTCGGCATGTCGAGCGGATTGCCGACCTAGCTGCGCCTGGTCGTCGTCCCGGCGTCCTTGCCACCTTGGGCTGGTTTTTGAAACGGACCTGGCCAACCAACACGGCGGCTTTTCTGTTGATGGGTGGTCTGGGTTGGTTGGCGTGGGACCGGATTCGGGAGCCGACCGATCTGGGCTTCCTGGCGTTGGCGTTTCTTAGCGCGGTGACGATTCCCCATCTGATCGTGGTCGCGGCGATGGATCGATTCCAGGGCGTTTGGTCGGTCAAGCCGGTTGGCTCCGGCGGGTCGATCGTCTGA
- a CDS encoding bacteriorhodopsin-like: MTTSLLTAGLLLFFAQEGSTAAPAPEAPAAAPAATETSAAPSKEPGLPTLTPAQYSTVYNMFSFTIASMGASALFFFLSRNQLAPKYRPAMMVSGLVVSIACYHYFRIFESWEAAYELTGGQYVPTGAVFNDAYRYADWLLTVPLLMVELIAVLALPKGEGRGLLVRLSVAAFFMIALGYPGEIAKYEAGAQYWIFFVLSMIPFLYILFVLLTELTKSLERQPENVRGYISAARLIVLVSWCFYPIAYLASGVGGLSGAQAEVGLQVGYTIADIVAKAVFGVYIYFIARTKSENEGYEVSAQPAVATA; the protein is encoded by the coding sequence ATGACGACGAGCTTGCTCACCGCAGGTTTGCTGCTGTTCTTCGCTCAGGAGGGCAGCACGGCTGCTCCGGCTCCCGAAGCTCCTGCTGCAGCGCCCGCTGCGACGGAAACCTCGGCGGCCCCGTCCAAGGAGCCTGGCCTGCCGACCCTGACCCCCGCTCAGTACAGCACTGTGTACAACATGTTTTCTTTCACCATCGCCTCGATGGGTGCCTCGGCTCTGTTCTTCTTCCTGTCGCGCAACCAGTTGGCTCCCAAGTATCGTCCGGCGATGATGGTGTCGGGCTTGGTGGTTTCCATTGCCTGCTACCACTATTTCCGAATCTTCGAGAGTTGGGAAGCGGCTTACGAATTGACCGGGGGCCAATACGTACCGACGGGCGCGGTCTTCAACGACGCCTATCGTTACGCCGACTGGCTGCTGACCGTGCCTCTGCTCATGGTTGAGTTGATCGCGGTGTTGGCGTTGCCCAAGGGCGAGGGTCGTGGTTTGCTAGTCCGTCTGTCGGTGGCCGCCTTCTTCATGATCGCGCTGGGTTACCCCGGCGAGATTGCCAAGTACGAAGCCGGCGCCCAGTACTGGATTTTCTTCGTCCTGAGCATGATTCCGTTCCTGTACATCCTCTTCGTGCTTCTGACCGAATTGACCAAGTCGCTGGAGCGTCAGCCCGAGAACGTGCGGGGCTACATCTCGGCTGCCCGCCTCATTGTGCTGGTCTCGTGGTGCTTCTACCCGATCGCCTACCTGGCCTCTGGCGTGGGTGGTCTGTCGGGTGCTCAGGCTGAGGTTGGTCTGCAAGTTGGCTACACCATTGCCGACATCGTTGCCAAGGCGGTCTTCGGTGTGTACATCTACTTTATCGCCCGCACCAAGAGCGAGAACGAAGGGTACGAAGTGTCGGCTCAGCCAGCCGTCGCCACCGCCTAA
- a CDS encoding phosphatidylinositol-specific phospholipase C1-like protein, whose product MCHLMGGRWLGLLSLLAWSWGSTHAAQGGGDDLAGSLDKLRLNQIQVIGTHNSYHLAPEPALMEAMAKVVGVERIKGWDYTHRPLPEQFTRLGIRQIELDVFADPAGGLFANPLSRVLLGGAGVNPQGDAPGSPNADDAAKVTEALRLPGFKVLHVQDLDHRSTVTTLEQALAQVRGWSRDHPRHVPILILLELKDQTIAGLPTRPIRFDEPLLDQIDAALRQHFPPGTILTPDDLRGHFADLPTALTMRGWPTLAQARGKVLAALDNEGSLRDLYVKGHPALKGRMMFVSADGPESPEAAWFKINDPVGQFDRIQNLVRAGFLVRTRADAETREARTGDISRRDRALASGAQFISTDYPEARVEWSPYQVRLPGGIVARPNPVSAADLPGDLDVEGSFVGSPSPSAPPTGSPPR is encoded by the coding sequence ATGTGTCATCTGATGGGAGGGCGTTGGTTAGGTCTGCTGAGCCTCTTGGCCTGGTCGTGGGGATCGACCCACGCCGCCCAAGGAGGAGGGGACGATCTTGCGGGATCACTCGACAAACTTCGCCTGAATCAAATCCAGGTGATCGGCACCCACAACTCGTATCACCTCGCGCCCGAGCCGGCCTTGATGGAGGCAATGGCCAAGGTGGTGGGGGTGGAACGGATCAAAGGCTGGGATTACACCCATCGTCCCTTGCCGGAGCAGTTCACTCGTTTGGGGATTCGCCAAATCGAGTTGGATGTCTTCGCCGATCCTGCCGGTGGGTTATTCGCCAACCCGCTTTCCCGCGTCCTTTTGGGTGGGGCGGGCGTGAACCCGCAAGGCGACGCCCCAGGCAGTCCCAATGCCGACGATGCGGCTAAGGTGACGGAGGCTCTGCGGTTGCCCGGCTTCAAGGTGCTTCATGTGCAGGATCTCGACCATCGCTCGACGGTCACGACCTTGGAGCAAGCATTGGCTCAGGTGCGGGGATGGTCGCGCGACCATCCCCGGCATGTGCCGATCCTCATCCTGCTGGAGTTGAAGGATCAGACGATCGCCGGGTTGCCCACTCGCCCGATCCGATTCGACGAGCCACTTCTGGATCAGATTGACGCGGCGCTTCGACAGCACTTTCCACCCGGTACGATTCTGACCCCTGACGATCTGCGGGGCCATTTTGCCGACCTCCCCACCGCCCTGACGATGCGGGGTTGGCCGACGCTGGCTCAAGCGCGCGGTAAGGTGCTGGCAGCTCTGGACAACGAGGGCAGTTTGCGCGATCTCTATGTAAAGGGCCACCCCGCGCTCAAAGGACGGATGATGTTCGTCTCGGCGGATGGTCCCGAGTCGCCCGAGGCGGCCTGGTTCAAGATCAATGACCCGGTCGGCCAATTCGATCGCATCCAGAACCTGGTTCGCGCTGGATTCCTGGTCCGAACCCGAGCCGACGCCGAGACCCGCGAGGCGCGAACCGGCGACATCTCCCGACGCGACCGGGCGCTGGCTTCAGGCGCGCAGTTCATCAGCACCGATTACCCCGAGGCCCGCGTCGAATGGTCGCCTTACCAGGTACGCTTGCCGGGCGGGATCGTTGCGCGTCCCAACCCAGTCAGCGCGGCCGACCTTCCCGGCGATCTTGACGTGGAAGGAAGCTTTGTTGGATCGCCTTCCCCCTCCGCTCCGCCAACCGGAAGCCCTCCGCGATGA